In the genome of Aequorivita sp. H23M31, the window ATCCTTCGATGGCAAAGAGATCAACCCCGTCAAAATAGCGGAAAGCTATTTGGTTCAGATCTTTGATCTGTGGTGCATTTTTGTTCATCCTCTTATGCGGCTTTTCAGTTGTTTTCATTTTCCCGCGCTCAGGATGCTGTTTCAGTTCTTGCTTTATAAAATGTTCGATCTTTTTGTCGCAGTCCGCAATCTTTTTTTGAAAGAACTTATAGGCCTCGAACTCTTGTTGTAGTCCAAAGAGATAGTCAGACCGGTTGTTGCCGTGGAGTGCACTGGCAATTTCTTCTTTTGGTTTTCTGCAGTTGTAGTGGCGGTGCTCGGCTAGACTAAGGGGATCAAGGTTGCCCTTGCAGATATCCTCAATGATCTTCATGCCTGTAAGGCCACATACGTCCTTGACCACTACGTCCAATCTAAAGTTCAATAGTTTTAGGTACTTCTGCATCTTGTGCGTAGCCGAAGCGGCCAGATCTATCCAGTTTCCCCTTTGGCGACAGAATGTCCTCAACTGTTCGGTTGTAAGATCTGGTAGGAAGCTGCCGCTGAGCAACCCTAGGGTGTGGAGTTTCTGTATCCATCGGCAATCCTTAACGTCTGTTTTTTTACCCTTGGCATTCTTGGTGAACTTTCCATTGGCCAGCACCACCTCAAAACCGAAGGAGATAAGCTCTACGTACAGGTTTTGCCAATAGTCTCCAGTGGACTCCATTGCCACTGTGGTCACGTCAGATTCCATGAGCCACTGGCAGAGTGCTGTGAGATCTTCGGCATAGACCCCGAATTCCCTTACATTGTCTAGTTCTTGGCCAATGGCCACATAGTGGGAGCGGCTGCCCACGTCGATTCCGGCGGCATTGAAATTTACAACGTCCATGCCGAGTTTCATTTTTCTTTCCATGATAAAAAAGTTTATGGATTAATAAAAAATGACCCTAAGGAAATGTAACTTTGATATAGAAAATTATTCTGAACGGGGTTCCTCTTTGATGGACCACCACTGAAATTATCAACAAGCCCTTGAATTAGTACTTCGGGGGCTTTTACATTTCAACCAGAATGTGTCCCGGGCTATGACGCGCCAGTTTAAAAAACGGCCTTGCATAGGATCAACGTAAAGTTCGGGAGTTCTTACCGTTAGCTCAAGAAATTAATAGAAATTTTTATGTGGGGAATGTATGGTAACGGTCTCGGCTATGAGCAGTGCGAGGCAAAAATGCAATCATTTTCGAATTCGCACTAAGCCAAAACTTTTGTTCTTTAATTTCTTATTATTCTAAACGCCAAAAAGTTTTGGCGACTTCGTAAATATACACTGCTTTTCGGTTTGGCACTTATCCCGCATTGCTTATAGCTAATGTTGTGGGCTGTGTTTTTTGTACTCTGCTTGCGTTCCGATTGCGTTTTCCCTTTTTCTCTTTCACGAACCATCGAAAAAAATCAATTCTGTTCGATGATTAAAACACAGATTTCGCAA includes:
- a CDS encoding IS110 family RNA-guided transposase, whose translation is MERKMKLGMDVVNFNAAGIDVGSRSHYVAIGQELDNVREFGVYAEDLTALCQWLMESDVTTVAMESTGDYWQNLYVELISFGFEVVLANGKFTKNAKGKKTDVKDCRWIQKLHTLGLLSGSFLPDLTTEQLRTFCRQRGNWIDLAASATHKMQKYLKLLNFRLDVVVKDVCGLTGMKIIEDICKGNLDPLSLAEHRHYNCRKPKEEIASALHGNNRSDYLFGLQQEFEAYKFFQKKIADCDKKIEHFIKQELKQHPERGKMKTTEKPHKRMNKNAPQIKDLNQIAFRYFDGVDLFAIEGLSHSTILTIMSEIGPEGFNKFGSSKQFTSWLRLAPNNKISGGKILSNRVPKGSNRLKIALRQAANAIGNLKGTHLSDFFRRVAYRKGRHSAVSATARKLAVIIWNMITKKIQYQPPKQYLFLDQKRKLGLVNRIKKQMDKFELKPEDLGFKNNLNISNLI